A portion of the Deinococcus peraridilitoris DSM 19664 genome contains these proteins:
- a CDS encoding proton-conducting transporter membrane subunit, with product MIPGASLVLLPVLLPLLVAIVLLLVRGSRARFVISLGTAILTLACSALLLPAALRGEYPVASLGGWAAPWGIQIVADGLSALMVTLSAVAALLAVLYSRGSTDVRRERFGHHSLLHFLFAGVHLSFLTGDLFNLFVAFEVMLVASYALITLGSDVGQLREGFRYVVYNLIASALFVIGAGFTYGVLGTLNFAQLAQRSAELGPNATVTALAFLLMAVFATKTALFPMSFWLPTSYPEPPAAVSAFFAAVLTKVGVYALIRMFSTVFSAEGEVTHAVLLMLGGVTVLVGALGAISQRTWRSILSFTVISSVGYLAFGLGLRSESALAATVYYAMNSVLVTFALFAVAGVAEHLSRTEQVRLGGVLENSPWLAAGFLVGLLGMVGLPPTAGFIGKFALVRSGLEVGGLLAHLAVGAVILASLLTLIALISIWRGFFWGRVCLENVPVLARSTTIGAVLAVLLTTLLAVFAQPLYGASSIVARQLSEPAHYIRQVLP from the coding sequence ATGATTCCCGGCGCTTCCCTGGTGTTGCTGCCCGTGCTGCTGCCCCTGCTCGTGGCCATCGTGCTGCTGCTGGTGCGAGGCAGTCGGGCACGCTTCGTCATTTCACTGGGCACGGCAATTCTCACGCTCGCCTGCAGCGCGCTGCTGCTGCCGGCGGCTCTGCGCGGCGAGTACCCGGTGGCGAGTCTGGGAGGCTGGGCCGCTCCGTGGGGAATTCAGATCGTGGCGGATGGCCTCTCGGCCCTGATGGTGACCCTGTCTGCCGTCGCCGCGCTGCTGGCCGTGCTGTACTCGCGTGGCTCCACCGACGTGCGCCGTGAACGCTTCGGTCATCACTCGCTGCTGCACTTTCTGTTTGCCGGAGTGCACCTGTCCTTTCTGACGGGTGACCTCTTCAACCTGTTCGTGGCCTTCGAGGTAATGCTGGTGGCTTCGTACGCGCTGATCACCCTGGGCAGCGACGTCGGACAGCTGCGTGAAGGCTTCCGGTACGTGGTGTACAACCTGATTGCCTCGGCCCTCTTCGTGATCGGCGCGGGCTTTACCTATGGCGTGCTGGGAACCCTGAACTTCGCCCAGCTGGCGCAACGCAGCGCCGAACTTGGGCCGAACGCCACCGTGACGGCGCTGGCGTTTTTGCTGATGGCCGTGTTCGCGACCAAAACCGCATTGTTTCCGATGTCCTTCTGGCTGCCGACCAGCTATCCCGAACCACCGGCGGCCGTGAGCGCGTTCTTCGCGGCAGTGCTGACCAAAGTGGGCGTGTACGCGCTGATCCGCATGTTCAGCACGGTGTTCTCCGCCGAAGGTGAGGTGACGCACGCCGTGCTGCTCATGCTCGGTGGCGTGACCGTGCTGGTGGGCGCGCTGGGCGCCATTTCGCAGCGCACCTGGCGCTCGATTCTCTCCTTTACCGTCATCAGCTCGGTGGGGTATCTGGCCTTCGGTCTGGGGCTGCGCTCGGAAAGTGCTCTGGCCGCCACGGTCTACTACGCCATGAACAGCGTGCTGGTCACCTTCGCGCTTTTCGCGGTGGCGGGAGTGGCCGAACACCTGAGCCGCACCGAGCAGGTACGGCTGGGCGGCGTACTCGAAAACAGTCCGTGGCTGGCCGCCGGTTTTCTGGTCGGCCTGCTCGGCATGGTGGGTTTGCCGCCCACGGCCGGGTTCATCGGCAAATTCGCCCTGGTGCGCTCGGGTCTGGAGGTAGGCGGGCTGCTCGCCCACCTGGCAGTCGGCGCGGTGATCCTGGCAAGCCTGCTGACCCTGATCGCGCTGATCTCGATCTGGCGGGGATTTTTCTGGGGCCGGGTGTGCCTGGAGAATGTACCGGTGCTGGCACGCAGCACGACCATCGGCGCCGTGCTGGCCGTACTGCTCACGACCTTGCTCGCGGTGTTCGCCCAGCCCCTGTACGGCGCGTCCAGCATCGTGGCACGGCAACTCTCGGAGCCCGCGCATTACATCCGGCAGGTGCTGCCATGA
- a CDS encoding sodium:proton antiporter, which translates to MEILFALVVAILAAVGVYLTLSRTILRLVLGLTFVAYAANLAILSAGGLSAAAPPLLSIRGPYVDPLPQALILTAIVIGFGTTALLLTLAVRTYQATGRDDVAGFDDELNELEALPELRADPEHPTNPEELSSTRLTTPEEPVVGPLREQS; encoded by the coding sequence ATGGAAATTCTGTTCGCCCTGGTGGTCGCCATTCTCGCTGCCGTCGGCGTGTACCTGACGCTGTCACGCACCATTTTACGTCTGGTGCTGGGCCTGACCTTCGTCGCTTACGCCGCCAACCTCGCCATTCTGAGTGCGGGTGGCCTGAGTGCGGCCGCGCCACCGCTGTTGAGCATCCGCGGACCCTACGTCGATCCCTTGCCGCAGGCGCTGATTCTGACGGCCATCGTGATCGGCTTCGGCACGACCGCACTGCTGCTGACCCTGGCCGTGCGCACCTACCAGGCCACCGGGCGCGATGACGTCGCGGGATTCGACGATGAACTCAACGAACTCGAAGCCTTGCCGGAACTGCGCGCCGACCCCGAACATCCCACCAATCCCGAGGAGCTCAGCTCAACGCGGCTCACCACACCGGAGGAACCTGTGGTCGGTCCTCTGCGGGAGCAGTCATGA
- a CDS encoding MnhB domain-containing protein, translated as MSRPEGGAPQGALQEHDPILQTVARAVFYLVLLFSLHMLWRGHNEPGGGFIAGLITSAAMILHRVAFGKAVTLFNPLVLLPWGLGVAALTGLVPLLFGSAFLKSAYGYISPPFIGEFEWATAFVFDVGVYIVVVGATMSVIGNLALVRPTETPRDADAARLGEARHNAHDARSQSSQGER; from the coding sequence GTGAGCCGTCCCGAAGGCGGCGCGCCTCAAGGAGCGCTGCAGGAACACGACCCCATCTTGCAGACGGTCGCGCGGGCTGTGTTCTACCTCGTGCTGCTGTTCTCGCTGCACATGCTGTGGCGTGGTCACAATGAGCCCGGCGGCGGCTTCATCGCCGGTCTGATCACCAGCGCTGCCATGATTCTTCACCGGGTCGCGTTCGGAAAAGCCGTCACGCTGTTCAATCCACTCGTGCTGTTGCCGTGGGGGCTGGGAGTCGCTGCCCTGACCGGGCTCGTTCCGTTGCTGTTCGGCTCGGCCTTTCTGAAAAGCGCTTACGGCTATATCTCGCCGCCCTTCATCGGGGAATTCGAATGGGCCACCGCGTTCGTGTTTGATGTCGGCGTGTACATCGTCGTGGTGGGGGCCACGATGAGCGTGATCGGCAACCTTGCGCTCGTGCGGCCCACCGAAACACCACGGGACGCGGACGCCGCCCGGCTTGGTGAAGCGCGTCATAATGCTCATGACGCGCGTTCCCAGAGTTCGCAAGGAGAGCGTTGA